The sequence GCCCGGCCGCAGGCTCTCTGCCAGAGCCTGCAATCCGGCTACGCTGTAGAACCGTGCGTGCCGGGCGTCGAGCAGGGACTCGGGCGAGTGGTCGATGTCCAGAAGGATTGCATCGTATCGCCGTCGGTCCGATCGCGATGTCCACAACGAGAAGAAGTCGCCCTCGACGAGCGAGCATCGGGGATCGTCGATCAGCCTGACGGCCATCGGCACGAGGCGATTGCGATGCCAGGCAATCACCGGGGCCAGCAGCTCGACGACGACCAGCCGGCGTACGCTCGGGGGTTCCAGCGCGGCGACTGCTGTGTACCCCAGGCCCAGCCCGCCGACGAGCACGTCGCGAGGCGGCGAATCCATCGCCTCGAACGCCAGGGTCGCCAGCGCCCGCTCGCTGACGTTGACCGTGCTGGACATGAGCATCTCGTGGTCGAGCGTGACCTCGTAGACCCAGTCGTCCGGCACCGACGGCGACCGCCGGCGACGCAGCACCAGCTCACCCAGCGGAGTTTTCTGATAGTCCAGCTCTTCGAGTGGATGTGCCATTGCGGTCCTCGCTTATCCGACGGACAACGCAACGGAGTCGCGATCGCTATCGGGGGTAAAAGGCTGGTCGCTGACCTGCACATGGTGGTTGCGGTCCTGGAAATAGCGCAGTTGCCAGTCGTCGACGCACAGCAGCACGGGATTGCCTTGGGCATCGGACGCCAGGCAGGCCCCGGTGGGGACCAGCAGGTTCTCTCGCGACGCCGCCGGATCGAGCCAGCGGGTCACCGTCCACGGTGCGCCGCGAACTTCGGAGGCAACGCCGTACTCGCTTTCGAGCCGGTACTTGACGATCTCGAACTGGAGCGGCCCGACCGCTCCCAGCAGCGGCGCACGGCGGCCGGCCTCGGCCAGCTCGAACGATTGGATCACGCCCTCCTGGAGCAACTGGGCCAGCCCTTTGGCGAACCGCTTGAAGTCGGAGGCAACCGGATTTTCCAGATAGGCAAAACACTCCGGGGCGAAGCGCGGGATCTCGTCGTAGACGATGGCCGGATCTTCCGTGAGCGTGTCGCCGATGGCGAAGTGGGCGTTGCCGACGATGCCGACGACGTCGCCGGGCCAGGCCTCTTCGATGATCTCCCGCTCGCGTCCGAAGAGCTTGGCGGCGTTGGACAGACGTACGGCCTTGCCGGTGCGCACGTGAGTCACGGTCATGTCGCGCTCGAACTTGCCGGAAACCACGCGGACGAAGGCGATGCGGTCGCGGTGCCTGGGGTCCATGTTGGCCTGGATCTTGAATACGAAAGCGGAGAACGGCCGGTGCGTCGGGGCGATCAAGCCGGTCTGGGTCATTCGGGGTCCGGGCGCAGCCGAATGTTCCAGGAACCCGTCCAGCAGAAGCTGCACGCCGAAGTTGTTGATCGCACTTCCGAAGTACACCGGCGTGGTCCGCCCGGCGAGCACCGCGGCCGGATCGAAGGCGGCGCCAGCGCCTTCGAGCATCTCGATCTCCTCACACGTGGTGCGATAGACGTCGTCGTCGTTGAGGCGGTCCCGCACGACCGGGTCCGACAGGCCCGTCGTCAGCACGGGCGCCCGATAGGCCCCGCGTTCGGTGCGTTCGTAAAGGTGGGCCATCCGCGTACGCCGGTCCCAGACGCCTTTGAACCCGAAGCCGGTGCCCAGCGGCCAGTTCATCGGGTACGCCGCGATGCCCAGGACGCTTTCCAACTCGTCCAGCAGCGTCAGCGGGTCGAGCGTCGGGCGGTCGAGCTTGTTCATGAACGTGAAGATCGGCACGCCCCGTCGTCGACAGACCTCAAAGAGCTTTCGGGTCTGGCTCTCGATGCCCTTGCCCGCGTCGATGACCATGACCGCTGCATCGACCGCCGTCAGGACGCGGTAGGTGTCCTCGGAGAAGTCCTTGTGGCCCGGCGTGTCGAGCAGGTTGATCCGGTAGCCGCGATAGTCGAACTGGAGCACGGTCGAGCTGATCGAGATGCCGCGCTGCTTCTCCAGCTCCATCCAGTCGCTGGTGGTGGCGCGGAGGTTCTTCCTGGCGGTGACCGAGCCGGCCAGTTGCAGCGCCCCGCCGTAGAGCAGGAACTTCTCGGTCAGCGTGGTCTTGCCCGCGTCCGGGTGCGAGACGATGGCGAAGGTTCGGCGTCGGGCGATCTGGTCGCGTCCGAGCCGGTCGGTTGTCACAATAGCGGCATTGTCCATGAAAAAGATCCTTGGGGGTGAATCGTCGCTGTTCGGGTCGTCGGCAGGCGACGGGCCCGCCGGAGGCGGATCGGGGCAACCCGAAATCAGGGTGGAGTGAGCCCGCAACCAAGCCGGATTGCCTCGGAGGGGCGGTTCAATCCTGATGGTGTCGCAGTCAACATGCTGGCATCTTAGCAACGCCCGTGCACAAGGTCAACCCCGAATCCGCTCAGACCGACGAGGCCACAGGAGATTCACTGGTTCTCCCAGCCGCCCAGGGGCGGGACTTCGACAGGCCAGGCCAGGGCCAGGTTGCCGCCCGGCCCAAGCCGGCTCTCGCCCGAAAACGGGCCTCGCCGGCTGGCGCGAAGCTGATCGTCAACGGTGACCTTCTGCGTATGGCCGTCGAGCATGACGACATAGGAATGGCCGGTGTTCAGATCACCTTTGTGCGGACGATGGCATGTCGCAAAGGCATCGCCAAGATCCGAGTCGTCCTTCTTGAGTCGGTTTTCGTCGATAACGTATGTTGGGCCAATGTTCAGAGACGGCAGCTTGAGGGTCCCCGCCGGATCGTTCGTTCGTCCACCGCCCCGTCGTGATCGCTGATGTAGGTCCTCATGATGATGCTGATGATCGCGATGACCACCAGGAGTTCCACGAGCGTAAATGCCTTCTTCGTATCCATACTCGTTCGCTCACTTCGACCGGGGCCACTGATAGACGGGCGTGCGCCCGCGCGCATCGGGCTTCAACAGTTCGCGCAGGATCGCCTGCCCCTGGGCACTGTCGGCGGCGACCCACCGATCATCTTTCACTCGCTTGATGAGTCGCCCCTGGGCCCATGCCTGGGAATCCGTTATGTCGTAGGCGCCCGCCTTCGCCCCGATGGAAGGGTCGGGCCGTTCGAGAAAACCGACGAAGAACTCCGATTCGTTCGGTTTGAGCGCGTAGCTGTAGACGTGCGCCCGAAAGCCGGCGTGTCCCCCGTCGGGCAGAGAGCCGGAAGGCGCCGGGATCGGGCCGGCCTTCTTGAAACTGTCCGTGAACAGCCGGCCGGTGTTGGCGTCGCAGAACCAGGCCAGGCGACTCTGCACGACCGGCCCCGGGCGCGCCGGCCACAGGGTCCGAATCAACACGAAGCCCAGCAACCCCACGCTCAGGAACGCAACGACAACCACGCCGCCGAAATGCTGATCGATCCACCGGCGCAGGCCCCAACGCTCCAGTGCCCCGCGCCACTGCTCCAGGCGATGGCGAAGCTCATATTGCAGCAGATCGGGAACCTTCAACGCCATGCGATTTCAGTCTCCTTCTTCGGCCATGGGGACGGAAGGCCCCGCCGGCACATTGGGATCGGGGGTGCGACGTACCGTCAGCGCCTCGATCATCGATTCGAGGTCGGGGTTGTCGATCGAGGCCTCCTCCACGTCAGCGATCCGACCCTGGATCAGCTTCCGAGTGCGATCGTCCTTCCAGTGAATCCATTCGCCGTGCCCGTCGGCGAACGACACGTTGCACCCGTTGCGGTGCCGGTTGGTCAGGCCCTGCAATCCGAACGGCACGGACCACGGGCGCCACAGCCACCGGTTGTCGTCCAGCACCAGCGGCCAGAAACAATCCGAGCAGCGGCGTTCCTTGTCGATGAAGACCATCTTCGCACTGGGGCCGGAGACCTGGTGCAGCCGCGCGAAGGGGACGACCCCGTCACGTTTCTCGCCCCCCATCGTATTCGACAGGCCGTACGAATTGGCCGGGTTGCCGTCATCATCGGTCTTGCAGAGCAAGACGTCCTCCGACTGGAGGTAGGATCGGAGGCGCGCCGGCCAGCGGTCGGGCGGGCAGAGTTCATCGTCATGGTCCGGGGCATACAGCAGCCACGCCAGCATCAGTTGGTGCTGGTTCGCCAGACAGTGCACCTGTTCCGCCTGGCGGCGCGCCTGGGTCAGGGCCGGCAGTGACAACGACATGAGAAGGCAGATAATCGAAACCACAACCAGCAATTCCACAAGGGTGAATCCATCTCGATGCCGTCCCATGGTTTCTCGCCTTTCGCAAACCGCCCCTGCGACCGACTCTCGCCTCGGCCGTCTCGACCGAAATCCCGGGCTTTCCATCCAGTTGCACGCTGCGACGCATCACGCTCTCGCTGCTATCATAGCCGCAGCGGCCAGGGTGTCAATGCACAAACAGTCGCCCCCGACGGGCAATGATGCTCTGCGGAGGCGGGCGAGAAATCACCGAAAAGAGACGCTCCGGTAACAAATCGGTAACGCACCGGCGGCATATTACGCTTGTGTAGAACGAACCGTCACTGCTAATTTGGTTCTTTTGAAAGGAGTGGAGCCATGAGAAGAAAGCCGTTCACCATCGTGTTGCTGGTGCTCGTCGGGCTGGTCGGCGCGATCGCTCTGGCCAAGTCGGCGTCGGTCCTGCTGCGCGAGGGCCTGTACGCCGAGGAGGTCGAAGGCGATCTCGACGCCGCCATCGGCGTGTACCGGCAGATCGTCGCCGACGCCTCGGCGCCGCGGGAGCAGGTGGCCCAGGCCCTGTACCGCTTGGGTATGTGCCACATGAAGCGAAAGGACGAGCTGGAGGCCAGGGCGGCCTTCAGCAAGCTGGCCGCCGACTACGGCGATCAGACCCAGCTCATCGAGAAGGTCCGGCCCCTGCTGGAGGAGCTGGGCAACGCCGATCCGGCGGCTCTGATGCCTCCCGGGACCGTGGCCTACGTCGAGATCGGCAGTCCGGGCAAGCAGATCGAGACCATCCTGAACATGCTCAAGGACACGCCGTTCGAGAACCCGCTGGCCATGATCGGGCACGGTTCGTCCGGCGAGTCGATGGGGCCGCAGCAGATCATCAGCTCGCTGCTGAACCCCAGCATGATGGCCGAGTTCAAGAAGATTCGCGGCATGGGCATCGGCATCGCCGAGATCGCCCAAAACAACCCGCCGACAATCGTCGTGCTGTACCCCGGCAAGAGCGACGCCCTGCGCGGGATCATTCAGATGGCGTTGGGCTTCGTCGGCCGGCCGGCCCAGGCAATCGAAGGGATGACAACGTTGTCGTTCGGAGACAGCGGAGGCGCCGCGTATGACGACACCGTGATCATCGTGACCAGCCCGAGCCCGAAGGGCGCCGAGTTGCTTCAATGGTCGGTCAAGCAGTACAAGGGCCTCATCAAGGAGCCGTCGCTGGCCTCCAGCAACAAGTCCTTCGCGAGGATCAGCAAGAAGGCCCGGCAGGACAACATGTTGACCGTCTGGGTCAACGCCGACGAGGCCTACCAGGCCCTGCAAAAGATCCTCCCGGCCGACGCGATGCCGGCGCAGTTTCGCATGGCCGACGGCATGGCCGACTTCAAGAACATCGACGACCTCATCGCGTCGTTGTCGATCCGCCCGACGGGCCTGGCGCTGGACGCCAACGTCCATCTCAAGGACGGACACAACTGCCTGGCGTACAACCTGATCCGCACGCCCCATCTCAACGTCGGGGCGTTGAACGTCGTGCCGTCGGACGCGATCGCGCTGTTCAGCGTGGCCCTGGGCCGGTCGGACACGGCGCAGGCACAGGCGGCCGGCGAGCAGATCAAGAACGTTACGGGCCTGGACATCGGCCGAGAGCTGTTCGACAACATCGAGCAGGTCACGCTGTTCGCCGTGCCGTTCCACAAGCCCACCGAGCAACTGAGCGACGACATCCCGCCTCAGGTCAAGTCGTTCGGCCTGGCGATCACCAGCGTCAATCCGCAGCAGACCCACCAGATCCTCAGCTCGGTACTGCGTGCGGTCAACGTGGTCATCGACGAGACGCAGCCGGCCGGCGGGCGATTCGATTTTACCCTGCCCAACTATCAGAAGTTTTTCGGGTATATGGATGAGGCAAGCAAGACCACGATTCTGTCGCTGAATTCCAATCTCGTCGAGGCGTCCGTCGCCGCGATGAAGCAGCGCAGCGGCGTCAGAAGCGGTCCGTTGCAAGGTGCCTTGCAGACATTGCCCGAGACGACGAGCAAGCTGGTCGCAGTGAACGTGGCCGGGGCGGTGCAGTTCGCAGCGGCGAACATGGACCTTCCGGAGGGCGAGGTCGCGGACCAGGTCCGCGAAGCGCTCGCTCAACTGGCCCAGGCCAGCGCGAAGACCACGGTGCGCTTGCAGACCAGCGAAGAGGCCAACAGCTTCGGCGTCCGCCTGAGCATCGACGATCTGCCGCCGATCCCGCAGCTCATCGGCCCGATCTCCCAGATCGCCGACGGCATGTCGCAGGTCCACGGTCGCCACGACCAGTGGAGCATGCAGCCGGTGCTCTCGGCGGGCATTGCACCGACCGACCGTGCGCCGGTCATCGACGGCAAGATAGACGATTCCTGGGCCAAAGCCCAGGCGTACAAGCTGGAGCACAGCCTCTATGACCCGGTCTCGGGCGACAGCGATTGCTCGGCCTGGTTCAAAACCCTCTACGACAAGGGCCATCTCTACGTCCTGGTCGAGGTCGCCGACGACGACCTGCGCAGCGATTCGGCCGAGTTCTGGCTCGACGACGGCGTGGAGATCTTCATCGACGCCGACAACAGCCGGTCGGGGGCCTATGACGACAACGACTATCAGTACTACTTCAAATGGCACCCCAGCTCGCCGGTCATGGGCGAGTCGAAACACGAAAAGACCGACGGTGTGGAGTTCGCCTTCGCCGGGACGGACGCCGGCTACCGCCTGGAGGTCCGGTTCCCCTGGGCCACGCTGGGCGCGACCCCGTCGCCCGGCACGACCATCGGGTTCGACGTGCAGGTCAACGACGATGACGGCGGCGGCGACCGCAACTCCAAGATCGCCTGGAACGCCATGCAGGACGACGCCTGGCAGAACACCCGGGCCTTCGGCGTCGCCCAGCCGCTCGGACTGGTCGCCTGGTGGAAGCTCGACGAGAAGGACGGCAGGACCGCGGCAGACAGCTCCGGCAACGGTCGCCATGCGACTGTCCAGGGCAATCCGACGTGGCAGCCGACCGGCGGCAAGATCGGCGGTGCAATCGCGCTCGGCGGCGACGGTGATTTCCTTGATGTTGCCGACGAATCCTTCTTCGACTTCATGGGCGGCGTCACCGTAGCCGCGTGGATCAACGTGAGCCAATTCGACAGGCCGTGGCAGGCCATCGTCAGCAAGGGTGACAACGCATGGCGTATTCAGCGAAACAACGAAGCCGACACGCTCGAATTTGCGTGTACGGGTCTCGATATCCCGGGCGGCAATGACTATGGCAGCCTCTTCGGAACTCGGGCCATTACGCCGGGTCGGTGGCACCACGTTGCCGGCGTCTACGACGGCTCGAGGATGTCCCTCTATGTCGATGGCGTCCTGGATGCATCGCAGCAAGCAACAGGTATCGTCAACACCAACGATGTACGCGTTCAGATCGGGGCGAACACCGATATGCAGGATCGCTTCTGGAACGGGATGATCGACGAGGTCCGCCTCTACAACTATGGCCTTGACGCCGGGGCGATTGCGGGGTTGGCGGGCCAATGACGACGGGTTTGAATGAACGAGGGCGCCTGTGCCCAAACGCCTGAAGCTCAATGCGGATTCCGGCCAGTATCGGTGGGCGGTATCGCTGCTTGCGGTGGCAGTGGTGCTGCCCACCGTCTGCCTGCTCTGGTTCATGACCGAAGCAATCGACAACGAGCGGTTCGTGATCCGCCAGAAGCTCGTCCTGTTCCATACCGACCAGCTCGAAAAGGCGCGGCGTACGGCCGACGGCGACTGGGCCCGACGCTGCCGACGGCTCGAAGACGATAATGACGCTCATCCGTATCGCCGTCTGGTGGAGATCGTCGCCCAGGGCGGCTGCGATGCGGTGTTGATGTACGATCCATCGGGCCGGCGTCTGTATCCCGTGCTTTCAACCGAGGCCGACCGCACAGGCGGTCCGTCCGATGTTCTGGCTGACGCCTGGCAGTTGGAATTCGTCGATCGCGATTACGCCGGGGCCGCCGAACGCTACGAGCAGCACGCGCTGTCGGCGAGCGGGTATCGCCGGCGTCTGGCCGAATGGGTCGGCAAGGCCCCGCCTCTCGACGATCGCGGGCTGCTCGACGCCCTGATCGGACAGGCCCGCTGTCTGGCCAAGCTCGACCGGATGGCTGAGGCCATCGCCGTGTGCCGACAGGTCGCCTTCAGTCCCTTGGCCGACGGCGCCGACGTCGGGGTCCTTTCGCGGATCGCCAACGCCCGACTGCTCATGCTCGGCTGGATGCGTGACCGCAGGCAATACGACGGACTGCTCGAAGAGACGTTCTCCGGGCTCCTCGACATGCTCTATCAGCCGAACCAGGCGGGTGCGTCGCTGCCGGCCGACCAGAATCTCTTCCTCGCGCGCAAGGCGATGGACATCGTCGGCCAAAGCCCGCGGCTCCAATCGCACCGACGGCAGATTGGCGGCGCGCCGCTGGAAAGACTGGTCGAATTCGAGGCACGATCTCTGGCGTTGGCCGACCGCTTTGCGGCGTCGAGCGACCTGGACGCATGGGAACCGGGCCGATTGCAACCGCTGGAAGCGGCGGACGACAACGCCTACGGCCTTCTTCACAGGTCCGAGCGGTCGGTCTGCTTTGCCCTGCTCTCGGGGCAGACGGTGCATGCGGCGTTGGGCGAATTCATCGGCAGCTTTCAGAGTGACGCCGTCGAATGCCGCATCACCGACGATGCCGGCCGGCTGATCGTGGGCCCGGACGAGCCTCGGACCGAGCCGTTTGTCGCCGGACCGATCGGCGTGTACTTACCCAACTGGCGGATCGAGTTGTTCTTCAGAGAAGGCGACGTGCTCGACCGGGCCGCCGGCGAGCGCATCGCCGTCTACACCTGGACGGGCACGCTCGTAATCGTGCTGATCCTCATCTCCGGGGCCTTCGCGGCCCGGGCCATCGGCAAGCAGGTCAAGCTCAACCGGCTCAAGAACGATTTCATCGCCACCGTAACCCACGAACTGAAGACGCCCCTGGCCTCGATGCGCGTCCTCGTCGACACGCTGCTGGAGGGTCACTACCGGGATTCGCAGCAGGTGACCGACTATCTGCAACTGATCTCGAAGGAGAACGGGCGGCTCAGCCGGTTGATCGACAACTTCCTGACCTTCTCGCGGATGGAGCGCAACAAACAGGCGTTTCAGATGCGCCAAACCTCTCCGGCTGTCATCGCGCGCAACGCGGCCGAGGCGGTCCGCACCAGGTTCGACAAGCCCTCCTGCCATTTCGAGGTGGAGATCACCGAGGACCTTCCCGACGTCACAGCCGATCCGGATGCGATGGTCACGGTTTTGGTCAATCTGCTGGACAACGCCTACAAGTACTCGCGCGACGACAAGCACATCGCGCTGCATGTCACGAGCGAGGATCATTCGGTGCATTTTGCCGTCTCGGACAACGGCGTGGGCGTCCCGCGTCGGGCTCTCAAGCGGATCTTCAAGCGGTTCTATCAGGCCGACCGGACGCTGTCGCGCCGCGCCGAGGGCTGCGGCCTGGGCCTGAGCATCGCCCGGTTCATCGTCGACGCCCACGGCGGAACGATCCGCGTCGAAAGCCGGCTGGACCACGGAAGCACGTTCACCGTCACCCTGCCCGCGAAGGGCTGAACCGTAGGCGGAAAGGAAATCCCCAATGGCAACGGTCCTGATTGTAGAAGACGACCCGGCGATGATGCGGGGTCTCGAAGACAACTTCCGAATGACCGGCTACGACGTGCTCACCGCCTGCGACGGGCCGCAGGGCCTGGAAACGACGTTGAAGGAGCGGCCCGATCTGGTTATTCTCGATATCATGCTGCCTGGAATCAACGGCTACGAAGTCTGCTCGGGCATCCGGGAAAAGGACCTGGACATGCCGATTATCATGCTGACGGCCAAAGACCGCGACAGCGACGTCGTGCTGGGCCTCGACGTCGGCGCCGATGACTACGTCCGCAAGCCGTTCAGCATCCGCGAGTTGCTGGCTCGGGCCAATGCGTTCATGCGGCGTCGCGGGATGTGCGAGCCGACGGTTTACGAGTTCGGCGGCTGCCGCCTCGACGTGCGCGCCGCCACGTTCCAACGGCAGGGCCAGGAGATTCCCCTGACCCCGGGACAGTTCAGGATGCTGCGGCTGTTCCTGCAGAAGGCGGGCTGCCCGTTGTCCAAAGACGAGATTCGCACGGCTGTATGGGGATACTCGCATTTCATCTCCACACAAGACATCGACAAGACGGTCGCCGTATTGAACGACAAGATCGAATCCGATCGAACGCACCGGCCTCTTATCGAAGCGGTCGGCCAAGCGGGATACCGATTTGACGCCGGGGCGTTGATGGATATCGGAACCGGAGAAAGGATCAAGTGTCACGTGTGAAGATACGGCATGGGCTGAAGCCCATCCTACAAACTTGGCATGTTAGATTCTACTGCTTATGGAAACCATCCTGATCGTTGAGGACGACCCCACGATGTTGCGGGGTCTCAAGGACAATTTCGAGTTTCACAACTATCGCGTTCTCACGGCCGAGGACGGCGAGGCCGGTCTGAACGCGGCGCTGGATGCCCGGCCCGATCTGATCCTGCTGGACCTGATGCTGCCGAAGATCAACGGTTACGAGGTCTGCCGACTGATCCGCAAGGAGAAGCTGGACATGCCCATCATCATGCTGACGGCCAAGGGCGAGGAGTCTGACATCGTTCTGGGCCTGAACCTCGGGGCCGACGACTACGTCACCAAGCCGTTCAGCATCAAGGAGCTTCTGGCCCGCACCGAGGCCCTGTTGCGGCGGACGCGCTCGGTCGAGCCGGAGGTCTATCGGTTCGGCGACTGCACGCTGGACATCGCCGCCCGCAAGCTGACCCGCGGTCAGGAGGAGATCAAGCTGTCGCCCAAGGAGTTCAAGCTGCTGGAGTTGTTCGCCAAGAAGCCGGGACGGGCGCTGAGCCGCGATGAGATCCTCAATCTCGTCTGGGGCTATGATTCGATCTCCGGCCCGCGCACGATCGACCGCTTCGTCACCACCCTGCGCAACAAGATCGAACCCGATCCCCACAACCCCGTCTACATCCACACCCTCCGCGAAATCGGCTACAAATTCGACCCACCCGCATAGGTTTCGTCACGGACACCCCCTGTAGGGGCGCCCCCCTGTGGTTGCCCTTCCGGTACCGGGCAGACACAGGGGCCTGCCCCTACGCGAGGCCGGCGACCTGTTTGACGGCTTCGATGCAGTCGGGCAGATCGACCTGTGCGTGGCGGCGTTTCGTGGCGGCCGCGACGAGTCCGACGAACATCGGGCTGGGCCTCAGCGGGCGGCTGGTCAGGCACGGATGGGCCTGGGTCCCCATGAAGAACGGATGGTCCGGCAGTTCGAGGATCTGCATGATCGGCTGGTCGGGGGCCTTGCCGGAGAAGACCAAGCCACCGGCTTCGAGCGTCTCGATGTACTTCGGGTCGACCTCATAGCGGTGCCGGAACCGCATGCGGACCGAGTCCTTGCCACCGAAAAGATTCCAGGCCACCGTCTCGGGCTTGATCTCGACGTCGCGGCCGCCCAGACGCATGTTGCCGCCCAGGCCTTCGATCTTCTTCTGCTCGGGCAGGATGTCGATGACCGGCTCGGCGCATTTCGGATCCAGCTCGGTGCTGCCGGCGCCCTTGAGCTTGCAGACGTTGCGGGCGAAATCGATGACGGCCATCTGGAAACCCAAGCACAGGCCCAGATAGGGCAGGTCGCTCTCGCGGGCGTAGCGAACGCAGGCGATCTTGCCCTCGGCGCCGCGCGAGCCGAACCCGCCGGGCACGATGATGCCGTCGACGCTCGCCAGACGCTCGGCCGCGTTCTTGTCGGTGATGTCCGTCGTCTCGATCCATTCGATGCCCACGTCGCAGCCCAGAGCAATCCCCGCATGCTCCAGGGCATTGATGATCGAGGCGTAGCTGTCGCGGACGGAGGTGTACTTGCCCGTGATGCCAATGGTGCTCTTATACCTTGCCGTTCCGATGCGGTCGGTGAAGTCACACCACCTGGCCCAGGCCTTTCGCTCGTGCCGCAGGTTGATGCGGTCCTCGATCTTGAGCAGGCGCAGCACCTCGAAGTCGAGCCCGTGCTCGCGCAACATCGACGGGATCATGTAGATGCTGGCCGAATCGTGCAGGCTGACGACGCGCTCGAACGGGACGTTGCTGTAGATGCTGATCTTCTGTCGGGCCTTCTCGTTGACCGGATTCGTTGCGCGGCACGCGATGATGTCCGGCTGGATGCCGAGCTGCATCACCTGCTTGATCCCGAGCTGAGCGGCCTTGGATTTCTGCTCGCCCAGGGCCGGCGGCTCCAGGATGTACGTCAGTGCGACGAAGCAACTGCTGTGAGGGCCTTCCTCATAGGCCAGCTCGCGCATCGCTTCGAGGTAGTAGGCGTTCTCCAGGTCGCCGACGGTGCCGCCGATCTCGACGAAGACGACGTCGGCCTTGCTGTCGGCGGCGAGCTGTCGCAGCTTGAGCTTCACTTCGCCGGTGACGTGCGGGATCATCTGAACGTCGCGGCCGAGGTAATCGCCATGCCGCTCCTTGTTCAGCACGCTGCTGAAGATCTGCCCGCTGGTAGCGAAATTGGCCTTGCTCAGGTCCAGGTCCAGCATCCGCTCGTACGTGCCCAGGTCCATGTCGGTCTCCATGCCGTCGTCGAGGACGAAGACTTCGCCGTGCCGGAACGGGTTCAGCGTGCCCGAGTCGATGTTGAGATAGCCCTCCAGCTTGATCGGCGCGACCTTCAGGCCCTTGTCCTGGAGCAGCTTGGCCAGGCACGAGGAGAAGATCCCCTTGCCCAGCCCACTCATCACCGTGCCCATGACGAACACGTATTTGGTCTTGCCCTTCTTGTAGCCTGTCGGAATCGGCGAGAAGAATTCGCTCTCCGTCGAGGCGTCACTCAGTTTCGTCAGCAGCTCTTTGCTGTCAGCCATTGGAATCCTGTCCTTGGGATGCTGGGGTGTTGTGGGCCGGGTCGTTCACGTCCTGCTTGCGGTATCGTTGGACGAAGGCGGCGTATTGCTGGGGGGTGTCGATGCCTTCGGCGGTGTGCTCGACGGTGCCGACGAGGATGGCGTGGCCGTTCTCGATGACGCGGAGTTGTTCGAGCTTTTCGGTCTTCTCCAGGGGCGTCTGCGGCAGGGCCGCCAATTGCAGCA comes from Anaerobaca lacustris and encodes:
- a CDS encoding spermidine synthase, translating into MAHPLEELDYQKTPLGELVLRRRRSPSVPDDWVYEVTLDHEMLMSSTVNVSERALATLAFEAMDSPPRDVLVGGLGLGYTAVAALEPPSVRRLVVVELLAPVIAWHRNRLVPMAVRLIDDPRCSLVEGDFFSLWTSRSDRRRYDAILLDIDHSPESLLDARHARFYSVAGLQALAESLRPGGVFALWSAWEPPAEFLDAMTAVFASVQSHEVPFFNPHVNEPDTNWVLAAILPREPAQ
- a CDS encoding type II secretion system protein: MDTKKAFTLVELLVVIAIISIIMRTYISDHDGAVDERTIRRGPSSCRL
- a CDS encoding type II secretion system protein, whose translation is MGRHRDGFTLVELLVVVSIICLLMSLSLPALTQARRQAEQVHCLANQHQLMLAWLLYAPDHDDELCPPDRWPARLRSYLQSEDVLLCKTDDDGNPANSYGLSNTMGGEKRDGVVPFARLHQVSGPSAKMVFIDKERRCSDCFWPLVLDDNRWLWRPWSVPFGLQGLTNRHRNGCNVSFADGHGEWIHWKDDRTRKLIQGRIADVEEASIDNPDLESMIEALTVRRTPDPNVPAGPSVPMAEEGD
- a CDS encoding sugar-binding protein, giving the protein MRRKPFTIVLLVLVGLVGAIALAKSASVLLREGLYAEEVEGDLDAAIGVYRQIVADASAPREQVAQALYRLGMCHMKRKDELEARAAFSKLAADYGDQTQLIEKVRPLLEELGNADPAALMPPGTVAYVEIGSPGKQIETILNMLKDTPFENPLAMIGHGSSGESMGPQQIISSLLNPSMMAEFKKIRGMGIGIAEIAQNNPPTIVVLYPGKSDALRGIIQMALGFVGRPAQAIEGMTTLSFGDSGGAAYDDTVIIVTSPSPKGAELLQWSVKQYKGLIKEPSLASSNKSFARISKKARQDNMLTVWVNADEAYQALQKILPADAMPAQFRMADGMADFKNIDDLIASLSIRPTGLALDANVHLKDGHNCLAYNLIRTPHLNVGALNVVPSDAIALFSVALGRSDTAQAQAAGEQIKNVTGLDIGRELFDNIEQVTLFAVPFHKPTEQLSDDIPPQVKSFGLAITSVNPQQTHQILSSVLRAVNVVIDETQPAGGRFDFTLPNYQKFFGYMDEASKTTILSLNSNLVEASVAAMKQRSGVRSGPLQGALQTLPETTSKLVAVNVAGAVQFAAANMDLPEGEVADQVREALAQLAQASAKTTVRLQTSEEANSFGVRLSIDDLPPIPQLIGPISQIADGMSQVHGRHDQWSMQPVLSAGIAPTDRAPVIDGKIDDSWAKAQAYKLEHSLYDPVSGDSDCSAWFKTLYDKGHLYVLVEVADDDLRSDSAEFWLDDGVEIFIDADNSRSGAYDDNDYQYYFKWHPSSPVMGESKHEKTDGVEFAFAGTDAGYRLEVRFPWATLGATPSPGTTIGFDVQVNDDDGGGDRNSKIAWNAMQDDAWQNTRAFGVAQPLGLVAWWKLDEKDGRTAADSSGNGRHATVQGNPTWQPTGGKIGGAIALGGDGDFLDVADESFFDFMGGVTVAAWINVSQFDRPWQAIVSKGDNAWRIQRNNEADTLEFACTGLDIPGGNDYGSLFGTRAITPGRWHHVAGVYDGSRMSLYVDGVLDASQQATGIVNTNDVRVQIGANTDMQDRFWNGMIDEVRLYNYGLDAGAIAGLAGQ
- a CDS encoding peptide chain release factor 3, which encodes MDNAAIVTTDRLGRDQIARRRTFAIVSHPDAGKTTLTEKFLLYGGALQLAGSVTARKNLRATTSDWMELEKQRGISISSTVLQFDYRGYRINLLDTPGHKDFSEDTYRVLTAVDAAVMVIDAGKGIESQTRKLFEVCRRRGVPIFTFMNKLDRPTLDPLTLLDELESVLGIAAYPMNWPLGTGFGFKGVWDRRTRMAHLYERTERGAYRAPVLTTGLSDPVVRDRLNDDDVYRTTCEEIEMLEGAGAAFDPAAVLAGRTTPVYFGSAINNFGVQLLLDGFLEHSAAPGPRMTQTGLIAPTHRPFSAFVFKIQANMDPRHRDRIAFVRVVSGKFERDMTVTHVRTGKAVRLSNAAKLFGREREIIEEAWPGDVVGIVGNAHFAIGDTLTEDPAIVYDEIPRFAPECFAYLENPVASDFKRFAKGLAQLLQEGVIQSFELAEAGRRAPLLGAVGPLQFEIVKYRLESEYGVASEVRGAPWTVTRWLDPAASRENLLVPTGACLASDAQGNPVLLCVDDWQLRYFQDRNHHVQVSDQPFTPDSDRDSVALSVG